One genomic window of Conger conger chromosome 7, fConCon1.1, whole genome shotgun sequence includes the following:
- the LOC133133786 gene encoding myb/SANT-like DNA-binding domain-containing protein 4, producing the protein MKHLKRKRKSNYSAKETQALIREIHKRRHILFSKQQNTAIKELKRRAWEEVANCVNALGEGDLRTAVEVKRRYLDWRVLMKRKQVRAELSSLKDENDPSLSEDNVLCRADLPPDLGGFPKDQDCDWQNFSDMERANSPPAVQGDGGEEEDDEEEEEEEREEENEEDHFPLTLPDVDREGCMPDTFSRVDEFGLRTGAKAERDLEAQLTPDGVGVAGLVLGMGGVGSLDLLVAVARQRLELERRRLQVETERLRVEKRRLLVEREKLRQAEVERERLQVERDRLRVEKERLVCQAGRGAPVPAEDCERERKAWQVAAPPAQTQPAASLASERLQLETERMQLEKETLTFFKLESGRLQIEKERFRVEKERMRLQKDGQQLALQGQ; encoded by the exons ATGAAACATCTGAAGCGCAAGCGGAAAAGCAACTACAGCGCGAAGGAGACGCAGGCCCTCATCCGCGAGATACACAAGCGCCGGCACATCCTCTTCTCCAAGCAGCAGAACACCGCCATCAAGGAGTTGAAGCGCAGGGCTTGGGAGGAGGTGGCGAACTGCGTCAACGCTCTGGGCGAGGGCGACCTGCGCACTGCTGTCGAGGTCAAGAGGCGGTACCTGGACTGGAGGGTGCTGATGAAGAGGAAGCAAGTCAGAGCGGAGCTGTCCAGTCTCAAGGACGAGAACGATCCGTCCTTGAGCGAGGATAATGTTCTGTGCAGGGCAGACCTGCCACCGGACCTTGGTGGCTTCCCCAAGGACCAGGACTGTGATTGGCAGAACTTCTCTGATATGGAAAGGGCCAACAGCCCCCCAGCAGTCCAG GGCGACGgcggagaagaagaagatgatgaagaagaagaagaagaagagcgtGAAGAAGAGAACGAGGAGGACCATTTCCCGCTCACGTTGCCGGACGTGGACCGGGAGGGATGCATGCCAGACACATTCTCCCGCGTCGACGAGTTCGGTCTGCGCACCGGCGCCAAGGCGGAGCGGGACCTGGAGGCACAGCTGACGCCGGACGGGGTGGGCGTAGCGGGGCTGGTCTTGGGGATGGGCGGCGTGGGGAGCCTGGACCTGCTGGTCGCCGTGGCCCGGCAGAGGCTGGAGCTGGAGCGGCGTCGCCTGCAGGTGGAGACGGAGCGGCTGCGGGTGGAGAAACGGCGCCTCCTGGTGGAGCGGGAGAAGCTGCGGCAGGCGGAGGTGGAGCGGGAGCGCCTGCAGGTGGAGCGGGACCGTCTGCGGGTGGAGAAGGAGCGGCTGGTGTGCCAGGCGGGGCGGGGCGCGCCCGTGCCCGCGGAGGACTGCGAGCGGGAGCGGAAGGCGTGGCAGGTCGCCGCGCCGCCGGCCCAGACTCAGCCCGCCGCCAGCCTGGCGTCCGAGCGGCTGCAGCTGGAGACGGAGAGGATGCAGCTGGAGAAGGAGACGCTCACGTTCTTCAAGCTGGAGTCCGGCCGCCTGCAGATTGAGAAGGAGCGCTTCCGGGTGGAGAAGGAGCGCATGCGGCTGCAGAAAGACGGACAGCAGCTGGCCCTCCAGGGGCAATAG
- the LOC133133784 gene encoding ELMO domain-containing protein 1-like isoform X2, with protein MKHFLRVLTQFFVFLYCKCLWRTLKFVIRKVTGRCELQRICYSNKPGARRTLKIESSLRFSKNELLQSAVSVHPDSVEKTIDDIMTLKKINPDTNPQLGISLQASLFQIVGYRNLVLEVEKLRREPYDCENAEHEEMLLKLWKALRPETPLTGRISKQWCEIGFQGSDPKTDFRGMGLLGLHNLLYFAEHDKAAALQVLHDSLQPKQSKMSKAEWEKKKFDKAIGYSFAIVGINITDLAYALLVSGALKTHLYNVAPEMPSLANFQQTFCYLMQEFHKFWTEEDPSDIMEFNRVRAKFHKRVLKQLKNPNMTLCPHFAASDLHLVNL; from the exons atgaagcaTTTTTTAAG GGTCCTGACGCAGTTCTTCGTATTCCTGTACTGCAAATGTCTGTGGCGAACCCTGAAGTTTGTGATCCGGAAGGTCACCGGGCGATGCGAACTGCAGCGTATCTGCTACAGTAACAAACCGGGGGCTCGCAGGACCCTCAAGATAG AGTCCTCTCTTAGGTTTTCTAAGAATGAG CTCCTCCAATCTGCGGTCAGTGTACATCCAGATTCAGTGGAGAAGACTATCGATGACATCATGACCCTGAAAAAGATCAATCCCGACACAAACCCACA GTTGGGCATCTCTCTCCAGGCTAGCCTCTTCCAGATTGTGGGCTACAGGAACCTGGTGCTGGAGGTGGAGAAGCTACGTAGGGAGCCGTATGACTGTGAGAACGCAGAGCATGAGGAAATGCTGCTTAAG CTGTGGAAGGCCCTGCGGCCTGAAACTCCACTGACTGGACGCATCTCTAAGCAGTGGTGTGAAATTGGTTTCCAAGGCAGTGACCCGAAGACCGATTTTAGGGGCATGGGCCTCTTGGGACTGCACAACCTCCT ATACTTTGCAGAGCATGACAAGGCTGCGGCCCTGCAGGTGCTTCACGACTCACTGCAGCCCAAGCAGAG CAAGATGagcaaggcagagtgggaaaaGAAGAAGTTTGATAAAGCGATCGG ATATTCCTTCGCCATCGTGGGCATCAACATCACTGACCTGGCCTACGCGTTGTTGGTCAGCGGTGCCCTGAAGACCCACCTGTACAATGTGGCTCCAGAGATGCCTAGCCTTGCAAACTTCCAGCAGACCTTCT GTTACCTCATGCAGGAGTTCCACAAGTTCTGGACAGAGGAGGACCCCTCCGACATCATGGAGTTTAACCGTGTCCGTGCCAAGTTCCACAAGAGGGTCCTGAAGCAGCTGAAGAACCCCAACATGACCCTGTGCCCGCACTTCGCTGCCTCCGACCTCCACCTGGTCAACCTGTAG
- the LOC133132848 gene encoding solute carrier family 35 member F2-like isoform X2, with protein sequence MALGGNDLHRYSILEIKSNKKEMEGNEGLRYTGLLQKKKRMESGEHVEAYVSHRSRSSLFTSYSLRDVFTWHLLKVIAMGQALSMLICGTAVTCQYLADRKVETPMLQSFVNYVLLFLTYTIRLAFRKGDENILQILKAKWWKYLLLGFADVEANYTVVMAYQFTTLTSIQLLDCFVIPVLMVLSWVFLKTRFRVVHYVAVALCLLGVGAMVGADLLAGRDQGSTSSVLLGDGLVLISAALYAVSNVCQEYTVKNLSRIEFLGMVGLFGTLISGIQLAVLEHNAVAAIKWDLTVVLLFAIYGLCMFALYSFMPVVIKLSSATAVNLSLLTADLFSLFCGLYLFHYTFSGLYILSFVVITVGFIGFNAVPTLAPVDGSSEGGSEDPSDVDEQEAVKHAATLEVPSETDDGGEESECLQMQRSQSERTTCTADKSSWM encoded by the exons ATGGCATTAGGAGGCAATGATTTACATCGATATAGCATCCTCGAgattaaaagcaataaaaaggaaatggaagGAAACGAGGGGTTGCGATATACAG GGCtgctgcagaagaagaagaggatggAATCAGGGGAGCATGTGGAAGCCTATGTTAGCCACAGGTCAAGGAGCAGTCTTTTCACAAGCTACAGTCTGAGGGATGTATTTACCtg GCACCTACTCAAAGTGATTGCCATGGGTCAGGCCCTGTCCATGCTGATATGCGGGACAGCGGTCACCTGTCAGTACCTGGCTGACCGAAAAGTGGAAACACCAATGCTACAGAGCTTTGTGAATTATGTGCTTCTCTTCCTGACCTACACCATCAGACTGGCCTTCAGGAAAG gtgatgaaaatattttacagattttaaaGGCAAAGTGGTGGAAGTATTTGTTGTTGGGATTTGCTGACGTTGAGGCAAATTACACTGTAGTGATGGCATACCAATTCACCACGCTGACAAGCATACAG TTGCTGGATTGCTTTGTGATCCCTGTGCTGATGGTGCTCTCCTGGGTGTTCCTGAAGACCCGGTTCAGGGTGGTGCATTATGTGGCAGTGGCCCTGTGTCTCCTCGGGGTGGGGGCCATGGTCGGGGCTGACCTGCTCGCGGGACGAGACCAGGGCTCCA cCAGCAGTGTTCTGCTGGGGGACGGGCTGGTGCTCATCAGCGCAGCCCTGTACGCCGTCTCCAACGTGTGTCAGGAGTACACGGTGAAGAACCTGAGCCGCATAGAGTTCCTGGGCATGGTGGGGCTATTCGGCACCCTAATCAGTGGAATTCAGCT AGCGGTTCTGGAGCACAATGCAGTGGCTGCGATAAAGTGGGATTTGACTGTTG TCCTGCTCTTCGCCATCTACGGCCTCTGCATGTTCGCCCTCTACAGCTTCATGCCTGTGGTCATAAAGCTGAGCAGTGCCACAGCGGTCAACCTGTCCCTGCTGACCGCCGACCTCTTCAGCCTCTTCTGCGGCCTGTACCTTTTCCATTACACT TTCTCAGGTCTGTACATCCTGTCGTTTGTGGTCATCACCGTGGGGTTCATCGGGTTCAACGCCGTACCCACGCTGGCCCCCGTAGACGGCTCCAGCGAGGGGGGGTCTGAGGACCCCTCGGATGTGGACGAACAGGAGGCCGTGAAGCACGCGGCTACGCTGGAGGTTCCCTCCGAAACTGACGACGGAGGGGAGGAGAGCGAATGCTTACAGATGCAAAGGAGTCAGAGTGAGCGGACAACGTGCACTGCAGATAAAAGCTCTTGGATGTAA
- the LOC133132848 gene encoding solute carrier family 35 member F2-like isoform X1, giving the protein MALGGNDLHRYSILEIKSNKKEMEGNEGLRYTAHIDTVSEYNGMNRSSHDSDTSCCNSRTRLLQKKKRMESGEHVEAYVSHRSRSSLFTSYSLRDVFTWHLLKVIAMGQALSMLICGTAVTCQYLADRKVETPMLQSFVNYVLLFLTYTIRLAFRKGDENILQILKAKWWKYLLLGFADVEANYTVVMAYQFTTLTSIQLLDCFVIPVLMVLSWVFLKTRFRVVHYVAVALCLLGVGAMVGADLLAGRDQGSTSSVLLGDGLVLISAALYAVSNVCQEYTVKNLSRIEFLGMVGLFGTLISGIQLAVLEHNAVAAIKWDLTVVLLFAIYGLCMFALYSFMPVVIKLSSATAVNLSLLTADLFSLFCGLYLFHYTFSGLYILSFVVITVGFIGFNAVPTLAPVDGSSEGGSEDPSDVDEQEAVKHAATLEVPSETDDGGEESECLQMQRSQSERTTCTADKSSWM; this is encoded by the exons ATGGCATTAGGAGGCAATGATTTACATCGATATAGCATCCTCGAgattaaaagcaataaaaaggaaatggaagGAAACGAGGGGTTGCGATATACAG CGCATATTGACACTGTATCAGAATATAACGGCATGAATCGAAGCTCGCACGACAGCGACACCTCCTGTTGTAATTCTCGAACGA GGCtgctgcagaagaagaagaggatggAATCAGGGGAGCATGTGGAAGCCTATGTTAGCCACAGGTCAAGGAGCAGTCTTTTCACAAGCTACAGTCTGAGGGATGTATTTACCtg GCACCTACTCAAAGTGATTGCCATGGGTCAGGCCCTGTCCATGCTGATATGCGGGACAGCGGTCACCTGTCAGTACCTGGCTGACCGAAAAGTGGAAACACCAATGCTACAGAGCTTTGTGAATTATGTGCTTCTCTTCCTGACCTACACCATCAGACTGGCCTTCAGGAAAG gtgatgaaaatattttacagattttaaaGGCAAAGTGGTGGAAGTATTTGTTGTTGGGATTTGCTGACGTTGAGGCAAATTACACTGTAGTGATGGCATACCAATTCACCACGCTGACAAGCATACAG TTGCTGGATTGCTTTGTGATCCCTGTGCTGATGGTGCTCTCCTGGGTGTTCCTGAAGACCCGGTTCAGGGTGGTGCATTATGTGGCAGTGGCCCTGTGTCTCCTCGGGGTGGGGGCCATGGTCGGGGCTGACCTGCTCGCGGGACGAGACCAGGGCTCCA cCAGCAGTGTTCTGCTGGGGGACGGGCTGGTGCTCATCAGCGCAGCCCTGTACGCCGTCTCCAACGTGTGTCAGGAGTACACGGTGAAGAACCTGAGCCGCATAGAGTTCCTGGGCATGGTGGGGCTATTCGGCACCCTAATCAGTGGAATTCAGCT AGCGGTTCTGGAGCACAATGCAGTGGCTGCGATAAAGTGGGATTTGACTGTTG TCCTGCTCTTCGCCATCTACGGCCTCTGCATGTTCGCCCTCTACAGCTTCATGCCTGTGGTCATAAAGCTGAGCAGTGCCACAGCGGTCAACCTGTCCCTGCTGACCGCCGACCTCTTCAGCCTCTTCTGCGGCCTGTACCTTTTCCATTACACT TTCTCAGGTCTGTACATCCTGTCGTTTGTGGTCATCACCGTGGGGTTCATCGGGTTCAACGCCGTACCCACGCTGGCCCCCGTAGACGGCTCCAGCGAGGGGGGGTCTGAGGACCCCTCGGATGTGGACGAACAGGAGGCCGTGAAGCACGCGGCTACGCTGGAGGTTCCCTCCGAAACTGACGACGGAGGGGAGGAGAGCGAATGCTTACAGATGCAAAGGAGTCAGAGTGAGCGGACAACGTGCACTGCAGATAAAAGCTCTTGGATGTAA
- the LOC133133784 gene encoding ELMO domain-containing protein 1-like isoform X1 has translation MKHFLRVLTQFFVFLYCKCLWRTLKFVIRKVTGRCELQRICYSNKPGARRTLKIESSLRFSKNELLQSAVSVHPDSVEKTIDDIMTLKKINPDTNPQLGISLQASLFQIVGYRNLVLEVEKLRREPYDCENAEHEEMLLKLWKALRPETPLTGRISKQWCEIGFQGSDPKTDFRGMGLLGLHNLLYFAEHDKAAALQVLHDSLQPKQRPIAQGTTSKMSKAEWEKKKFDKAIGYSFAIVGINITDLAYALLVSGALKTHLYNVAPEMPSLANFQQTFCYLMQEFHKFWTEEDPSDIMEFNRVRAKFHKRVLKQLKNPNMTLCPHFAASDLHLVNL, from the exons atgaagcaTTTTTTAAG GGTCCTGACGCAGTTCTTCGTATTCCTGTACTGCAAATGTCTGTGGCGAACCCTGAAGTTTGTGATCCGGAAGGTCACCGGGCGATGCGAACTGCAGCGTATCTGCTACAGTAACAAACCGGGGGCTCGCAGGACCCTCAAGATAG AGTCCTCTCTTAGGTTTTCTAAGAATGAG CTCCTCCAATCTGCGGTCAGTGTACATCCAGATTCAGTGGAGAAGACTATCGATGACATCATGACCCTGAAAAAGATCAATCCCGACACAAACCCACA GTTGGGCATCTCTCTCCAGGCTAGCCTCTTCCAGATTGTGGGCTACAGGAACCTGGTGCTGGAGGTGGAGAAGCTACGTAGGGAGCCGTATGACTGTGAGAACGCAGAGCATGAGGAAATGCTGCTTAAG CTGTGGAAGGCCCTGCGGCCTGAAACTCCACTGACTGGACGCATCTCTAAGCAGTGGTGTGAAATTGGTTTCCAAGGCAGTGACCCGAAGACCGATTTTAGGGGCATGGGCCTCTTGGGACTGCACAACCTCCT ATACTTTGCAGAGCATGACAAGGCTGCGGCCCTGCAGGTGCTTCACGACTCACTGCAGCCCAAGCAGAG GCCCATTGCCCAGGGAACCACCAG CAAGATGagcaaggcagagtgggaaaaGAAGAAGTTTGATAAAGCGATCGG ATATTCCTTCGCCATCGTGGGCATCAACATCACTGACCTGGCCTACGCGTTGTTGGTCAGCGGTGCCCTGAAGACCCACCTGTACAATGTGGCTCCAGAGATGCCTAGCCTTGCAAACTTCCAGCAGACCTTCT GTTACCTCATGCAGGAGTTCCACAAGTTCTGGACAGAGGAGGACCCCTCCGACATCATGGAGTTTAACCGTGTCCGTGCCAAGTTCCACAAGAGGGTCCTGAAGCAGCTGAAGAACCCCAACATGACCCTGTGCCCGCACTTCGCTGCCTCCGACCTCCACCTGGTCAACCTGTAG